TGAAAATGGTTCGCTTCAAGAAGATTGGTGACCTGGTTGATGATAAGATCACTGTTAGCATCAGCAAACAAGATACCTTTACGGCCGGGGACATTAACAAATTCTCTGGTTCGTTCCAGGTATTGAACCCTGACCTGGTGATTTGTCACCTAGACCCTGAAGCCTCTTTTGAAATTGAGTTAACCATTCAGAAGGGTAGAGGATATGTGCCTGCAGAAGAAAACAAGCCTGTAGACCAGGTGTTCGGCCAAATTTCTATTGATGCTATTTTCACTCCTGTAAAGAATGTGAAATTCAGCGTGGAGAACACTCGGGTGGAGCAGAAAACTGACTACGAGCGTCTATTGTTAGAAATTACCACTGATGGATCAATTCATCCGGAAGATGCCTTGAAAGGCGCTGCCAATATCTTGATCCAGCACTTTATGCTGTTCTCTGACAACACCATGACTTTTGAAACAGTGAAGCCTGAAGAGGAAGAAGCTGTGGACGAAGAAATGCTGCACATGAGAAAAGTGCTGAAGACCCCTCTGCATGACATGGATCTTTCCGTTCGCGCATACAACTGCTTAAAGGCAGCAGATATCAGAACGCTTGGAGATTTAGTTCAGCTGGATCTTTCAGACATGATGAAATTCCGTAACTTTGGCAAAAAGTCATTAACTGAGTTGGAAAACCTGGTTGCTGAAAAAGGCCTTAACTTCGGGATGGATATCTCCAAGTACAAATTAGAAGAAGATTAGTAATCCTACGGCATAATTCCCGATCCCGTAAAGGTTGATCGACGGTATGCACGTGCACAATCAATTAAATGAGACACGGTAAAAAAAACAATCACCTAGGTAGGACTGCTTCCCACCGCGCCGCTATGTTATCTAACATGGCCGCATCACTTATTCTTCACAAGCGGTTAGTTACCACGGTAGCCAAAGCCAAAGCACTACGCAAGTATGCTGAGCCTTTGCTAACCAAAGGTAAAAGCGACACTACTCACTCTCGTCGTACAGTTTTCTCTTACCTGCAAAGTAAAGAAGCCGTTAAGGAGTTGTTTGATGGAATCGCTGCAAAAATTGCTGGTCGTCCTGGCGGCTATACCCGCATTATCAAAACGGGTACTCGTCTTGGTGACAACGCAGAGATGTGTATCATTGAGTTAGTAGACTACAACGAGGATATGCTTTCTACAAAAGGTGCTGAAGGTGCTGGCAAAGCCAAAACCAGACGCCGTTCTGCTGGTAAGAAAAAAGAAGGTGCTGCTCAGGCAGATGCTTCTGCTCCTGCCGCTGAAGGTGCCGCACCGGCTGAGAATGTTGAAACTCCAGCAGCAGAATAACGAAAATGCAATAAATTATGAAAAGGGATACGAGATTACTCGTATCCCTTTTTTATTTTTGCTACATATTTAATTAGAATGAAGCTTCATACAACAACTGATGCAGTATTGGTGCTGGAAGACGGCACCTTCTTCCGGGGCAAGAGCCTGGGGAAAATTGGGACCACTGGCGGTGAGATCTGTTTCAATACAGGGATGACCGGCTATCAGGAGATCTTCACAGATCCTTCTTACTATGGTCAGGTTGTGATTACCACCGTGGCGCACGTGGGTAATTATGGCGTGCAGCCAGAAGAGGTGGAATCTAATAATATCCAGATCAAAGGGCTTATCTGTAAAGAGTTCTCCCATCACTTCTCCAGAAAGACCGCTGAAGGTTCTCTTCAGGAATATTTTGAGAAGGCTGGGGTAGTGGGCATCTGTGAAATTGATACCCGTGAGTTGGTTAGGTACATCAGAGACAAAGGTGTAATGAATTGCATCATTTCCTCTGAGACGGCAGATGTAGAGGCTTTGAAAGAGCAATTGAAGCAAATTCCTTCTATGGACGGCCTGGAGCTTTCCTCCAAAGTCTCTACCACCACAGAGTATGATTTGCCAGCCACCGAGAAGCGTTTTAAAGTTGCGGTGCTTGATCTTGGCGTAAAGCGCAATATTCTCAACAACCTCACCAGCAGGGGCTGTGAATGCCGCGTGTTCCCTTATGGTACCACCTTTGACGAGATGGAAGCCTGGGGACCAGATGGATACTTTATCTCCAACGGTCCTGGTGATCCTGCGGTAACTACCCAGGCAGAGAAAACCGTGGAGCAGATCCTGAATGTGGAAAGACCTATGTTCGGAATTTGCATGGGGCATCAGATCTTGGCGCAGGCCAACGGTATCCCTACCTATAAAATGCACAATGGGCACAGGGGATTGAACCACCCCGTTAAAAACCTGGTTACTGGCCGTAGCGAAATTACCTCGCAGAACCACGGGTTCGCGGTTGACCCCGAGGCCGTCAAAAACAACCCCAACGTAGAAGTGACCCACATTAACCTGAATGATAACACCATTGAGGGCATAAGGATCAAGAACAAGCCGGCCTTCTCGGTGCAGTACCACCCAGAGTCTTCGCCGGGCCCACATGACTCTGAGTACCTATTTGACCTCTTTGTGGAGTTAATGGAGAAAGACAAGAAGAATTCCTAAACAAAATAGATTACTATGAGCTTAATTGAAGACATTAAAGCCCGCCAGATTTTTGACTCTCGCGGAAACCCAACGGTTGAGGTAGATGTAATTACGCAGAATGGCATTGTAGGCCGTGCGGCGGTTCCTTCCGGGGCCTCTACGGGTAAGCACGAAGCCGTGGAGCTGCGTGACAATGACAAGAGCCAATACATGGGCAAAGGTGTTTTGCAGGCGGTGCAGAACGTAAACACCATTATTGCCGATGAGTTGGTGGGTTTCTCTGTTTTTGAGCAAAGCCTGCTGGATAAGATCATGATTGAGATTGACGGCACTGACAATAAAGCCAAACTGGGAGCCAACGCCATTCTGGGTGTTTCCCTGGCCGCCGCCAAAGCCGCTGCCAAAGAAGCAGGTCAGTCATTGTACCGGTACGTAGGGGGCGTGAACGCCAATACCCTGCCCGTGCCTATGATGAATATCTTGAACGGCGGCAGCCACGCAGATAACTCCATTGACTTCCAGGAGTTCATGGTAATGCCTGTGGGCGCGTCTTCCTTCTCTGAAGCCCTTCGTTGGGGAACTGAGGTGTTCCATCACCTGAAAGAGGTTCTTAAGAAAAAAGGGATGTCTACCAACGTAGGTGATGAAGGCGGCTTTGCCCCTAACATCGGCTCTAACCAGGAAGCCATAGAGGTAGTATTGCAGGCTATTGAGGCCGCAGGCTACAGACCAGGCGAGGACTTCATGATTGCTATGGATGCTGCCGCCTCTGAGTTCTATGATGCCTCTACCGGTCATTACCACTTCAAGAAATCTACCGGCGATAAACTTACTTCTTCTGAGATGGTAAACTTCTGGACCGACTGGTCTAAGAAATACCCGATCATCTCTATTGAAGACGGAATGGACGAAGACGACTGGACTGGCTGGAAAGCCTTAACGGATTCCATTGGCAGCACTACCCAATTGGTAGGGGATGACCTATTCGTGACCAATGTGAAGCGTCTGCAGCAAGGCATTGACCAGAAAACGGCTAACGCTATCCTGATCAAGGTAAACCAGATTGGTACCTTAACTGAGACCATTGACGCGATTAACCTAGGCCGTAGAAATGGCTATAAGAGCATCATGAGCCACCGTTCCGGAGAGACCGAAGACAACACCATCGCTGACTTAGCAGTGGCTTTGAACTGCGGTCAAATCAAGACAGGTTCGGCTTCGCGTTCAGACAGAATGGCCAAGTACAACCAGTTGCTTCGTATTGAGGAGGAACTGGGCGAGGTAGCCTACTTCCCGGGCAGAAAGATGTAATTGTAAGGGAGCCTAGTCTGAATTGGATTCTGTTTTGGGCCTGTTTTCTTTAAAACGGCCTTAAAACGAAATTTCAAGAATAGATAGGCTCTCTTATAGATACCTTCTGGAAACTTTGTAAATTCATGGCGGCAAGCGAGAGCTTGCCGCCATTTTTTTGTAGTTTTCCTTATGTTGGCACGCGTACCTAAATTCTTCAGAAGCTTTTACTTTCTCACCACCCTGGCGTTTCTGGTCTGGATGTCTTTCTTTGACTCCAATGATTTCCTGACCCAGTACCAGACCAGCCGCAAGCTCTCCATTCTGGAAGAGGAGCGGGACTACTATGTAGAGAAGATTGCCGAGGTGCAGAAAGACCGCCGCGAACTGATGAGCAACCCGCAATTGCTGGAGAAATTCGCGCGGGAGAAATACCTCATGAAAAAGCCCACCGAGGACCTGTATCTGATTGTAGTAAAAGACGAGGAAGAAAAGTAATTCCTTCTTACCCCATAAAAGCAGAACGCGCAGCTCTACCAAGGGCTGCGCGTTCTGCTTTTATATATTTTCTGTTTTAAGCCCATTTTTCCGAAAACGGCCTCGAAACAGGTTACTCAATCTTCTTGCCGGTCATGGCCTGCTTGATAGAGATCTGCATCACGCGCTCGGCAAAGGGGCTGGTTTGCTCTTCCAGCACATCTACGGCTCTAAGAATGGTGTCTTTATCGCCGGTAGGCAGGGCGTCTTTCAGGTTCTGCAAGTTCTGGCGGGTGAGTTCTATTTCCTCAGGGGTGAGGTGCTCCGCGTTTTTCTGCACGAAGCGCTCTACCTGATAGATCATCTGCTCTGCGGTGGTGCGGGCCTCAATAACCATGCGGGTGTTTACGTCTTCACGCGCGTGGGTGATGGAGTCCATAAGCATCTGCTCTACTTGGGCATCGGTTAACCCGTACTGCGGTTTCACTTCCACCTCTTGGCGCACGCCTGATCGCAGTTCAACGGCTTCCACTTTCAGGATGCCATCGGCGTTCAGGATGAAGTTCACGTCTACCTTCGGGAAACCGGCGGGCATGGCGGGGATACCTTTGAGGTCAAACTCGGCTAGCTTACGGTTTTCCTTCACCAGGTCACGCTCGCCTTGGTACACACTTATCTTCATGTTCACCTGACCGTCTACCGAGGTAGTATATTGCCTACCAGCCTTGGTAGGAATCTTGGAGTTACGCGGAATGATGGAGTCCATGAGGCCGCCCATGGTCTCTATGCCCAGCGTGAGCGGGGTCACGTCCAGGAGCAGAATGTCTTTGCGGTTGCCGGCCAGCACATCGGCCTGGATGGCAGCGCCCAGTGCCACCACCTCGTCTGGGTTCAAAGAGTTGTTGGCTGGTTGCCCGAAGAAATCACTCACGGTCTGGTACACCAACGGCACCCGCGTAGAACCACCCACCATGATCACGGTGTCAATTTGCTCTGGTTGCAGGCCCGCGTCTTTCAACGCCATTTGGCAGGAAGCCATGGTGCGGTCTATGATAGGCGTGATAAGGGTTTCAAAGGTGTGGCGGTCAAGTTTGAGGGTAAAGCCGTTCAAATCTGTTTTGAATTTCTCCTCATTGCTCAACGTCTTCTTGGCTTCCTCGGCCTGCAGGCGCAAGGCCTGAGACATATTGGCGTCCTGCGCAACCAGGTCGGTAAGCAAGGTGTTCTGCAGAAGCCAGTGGTTGATGATGGCGCGGTCCAGGTCATCGCCGCCCAGGTAGGTGTCACCGTTGGTAGAGAGCACTTCAAAGATGCCCTGGTGGATGCGCAGAATGGAAATATCAAAGGTGCCACCGCCCAGGTCATACACGGCAATGGTGCGCTCCTCGGTCTGGTCCAGGCCAATGCCATAGGCCAGGGAAGCCGCGGTAGGTTCGTTCACAATACGCAGCACCTCCAGCCCAGCTAGTTTGCCGGCGTCACGGGTGGCCTGGCGTTGGGAGTCATTGAAGTAAGCCGGCACGGTGATCACGGCGCGGTTCACCGGGGTTTTGAGGGCATGCTCGGCGCGGGCCTTCAGTTCTTTCAGGATCTCGGCAGAGAGTTCAATAGGCGAGTAGAACTTGTCCTGCACCCGTATCTTCACCAGCCCCTCAGAGTTGTCATCAATGATCTTATACCCGAAACTGTCCTTGTGCTCGCCCAGGTCATGGTAAGATTTGCCTAGCAAGCGTTTCACCGAGTAAATGGTGTTGGCCGGGTCTGAGATCAGGTAATCTTTGGCGGCATTGCCCACCAGCACTTCTCCGTTGACGGCAAAATGGACCACTGAGGGGACTATGGTGCCCATGCCCTGGTCATTAATGGCGATGGGCACGTGGTCTTCGGGGTGCATGTAGGCTACCAGGCTGTTGGTGGTACCCAGGTCAATACCCACAATCACCTCTTCTTTTTGGATAGAGGCGGTGGTTAAGTTTATTGCTATTTTGGCCATGCTGTCAGGTTTTAAGGCGCGCCCGCAGGCACACTCCGCAAAAGTACGAAGAAATAGCCTGTGAACAGGAGTACGGTTTCTCCTTAGTAACTGATTGGAATGGCGCTACATAAAAAAGCCCCGCTAACTAAGGCGGGGCTTTTCTGTTTAAGTATTCTGTTTTAGGCCTGTTTTGCCAAAAACAGGCCTAAAACGCTATTCGCACCCCAGCATCTCAATAGAGCCGATGGGGGCACCCGGAGGCAAGGTTTTATGTAATTGCGGTTTGGCTTCCAGGGGCTTTTTCAAGCGCTCCAGCGCCAGCAGGGCATTTCCTTTCACGGCCTCGTTGGAAGATTTGGCCAGTTTTTTAGCTTGTTGCTCCAGGTTTTTCAGCTGTAGCTGGGCGGCGGCGCGGGCAGGGTAGGCGGCATTCTCATTCTGTGCGAGTGCCAGCAGGTGGGTGAGCACCAGTTGCTGCGTGAGCAATTGCACCTGCCCGGGCAATCCCGGAGCAGGATTAGCGCCCCAGGTTTGCGAAATGGTTTGGTCCAGCACCTCGTCCAGGCCCAGTTTACTGCCGCGGGCTTTCAACTCTACCAGACGAGCGGCGCGCTCCGGATGAAACAAAAAGGAAAGCGTGAAATCTGCCGAGGCCTCTGCTGCCGCCAATGGGTCAAAGGTAAGGCCGGTGCGTTTGTCAAACAGCTCACGCGTAAGCGACCAGCCCGCCGGACGGGGCGGAATGGCGGCAATGATTCTCTCGGGCAGGGCCAGCACGTTGGGTTGCAGGGTACCCAACAGGGCGTCCAGGGCTTTCTGCTGCTCTGCCTCAGGGACAACCTCGGTGACCAACTGCCCATCGCCGCGCGAGGCGTAAGTGTAGTTCACGCCGCCCACCACTTTGGCGGCCGCCTCTACTTGGTAGCGGTGGTAGTTGTAAATGGGCACCAACGCGTCTTCCAGCATAGCCATCGGCACGCCGGGCTTAATGTTGTTTACCCCAAAACGGTCCAGGGCTTTTTGCCTTACTGCCAACACATGGCGAAGCTCTTCGGCGGCATTAGCGCCGTTGTCCCAGAGGTGGGCCTGCGGGTGCGCCCCGCCGGGGGAACGGGCATCGCGGTCCGAGATAAACTGCAGGCCCTGGGCGTGTCCTTTCCGAAGCAATTGGTCTAAGGCTTTTTTTTCATCGGTACTGGTAGTGTAATGCTGGTAGCCATACGTCACGGCCAGTTTGTCCCACTCGCCAATGCCCACGGCGTAGGCATCAGAAAGGTCAATCTCGCCGCTGGCAGATAGTTTTACGGTAGGGTGCGGATAGTCCATGACCGAGGCGCGGTTATTCACGCTGGCGGCGTAGTTGTGCATGATGCCCAGCGTGTGGCCCAACTCGTGCGCCGACAACTGCCGGAGCCGCGCCAGGGCCATCTTCATCATCTCGGGGTTGGCGGGTTTGCCTTCTTCATAGGGGGCCAGCAGGCCTTCGGCAATCAGGAAATCCTGGCGCACGCGCAAAGAGCCCAAACTCACGTGGCCTTTGATGATTTCGCCGGTGCGCGGGTCGGTCACCGAAGCGCCGTAGCTCCAGCCCCGGGTACTGCGGTGCACCCACTGAATGACGTTGTAGCGCACATCCATGGGGTCAGCGTCTACGGGCAGAATCTCTACCTTGAACGCGTCTTTGTAGCCGCCCGCAGCAAAAGCCTGTGCCCACCAGCGGGCCCCGTCCAGCAGCGCGGTTCTGATAGGCTCGGGCGCGGCATGGTCTACGTAATACACAATGGGTTTCACGGCCTCAGACACCGCCGCGGATGGGTTCTTTTTCTGCAACCGGTGCCGGGCAATATAGCGTTTGGTGATGGACTCATCTACGGGCGTACTGAAATCCATGTACTCAATCCCGAAGTACCCGGCCCGCGGGTCCATGGCCCTGGGGGTGTAGTTGGTATCTGGTAACTGAATAAAGGAATGGTGCTGCCGTACGGTAATGGCTTGCGCCGAAGGCGTGACGCTGCGCACAAAATTACCCGCGTCATCGCCGCCGGTAAAGGTGAGCGTGGCTTCAAATTCTGAATTCTGGGGAAAATTCTTGGTGCGGGGCAAATACAGAGCCGACCGCGAAGGCTCTAACCGGTACGTTCCCTGGCGCGCGCGCCGGATGCTGCCTACCACGTCATGGGCATCACGCAGCAGAAACTCCGTGGCGTCTACCAGCATCTTTCCGCCTTCACTGGCCTCTACCTTAAATCCCCACAACGCCGACTGCGCGAACGACTGCGCCACGGCCTGCTCCTCGGCGGGGTTGCCGTTCATGGCGCGGTAGCTTTGGTTGGGTTCTATGAGCAGCACCTTGGGTCCCACTTTCTGGAAATACACCACGTGCTCGCCGCCCAATTGCCCCCGGTCCAACCCAATGTCATTGGAGCCCAGCCCTGCCGCCAGAGAGTTCACGTACAGGAACGGCTGGTCCAGTTTGTCAATCTCCAGCAGAATTCGGCCGGTGGCCTCGTCCCAGTAAAAGGGGAAGTAGCCGCTGAACTTCTGCATGCCCGCGGTTTTGGCGGCGAGAGCGGTGGGTTTGTTTTGGGCGTGAAGGAGGGAAAAGGTGAGCAGGGTAAAGAGAAGGGAGAGGAGCGTTTTTCGCATAATTTATGAAAAGGAGGTTCAAAACGGAATCAGCGAATAAGGTAGGGATTTAAGAAGACAGGGGCAAGGGGTTTGCCTGGGATCAGGGGTTTGGCTTTAAAGCTATGACTTGAGTTTTCCCTAAACAAAGACCGCCACTTCTGTAAGGAAGTAGCGGTCTAAACAAAGAATTTTGTAAAGGAAGCAGGCTAGCAGCCGAAGGTATTTTTATAGCACCTCTACCCCAACTACTTCTTTAATCTTGTAATAGTTTTTGGCCGAAGGAATATAGACCTCTATTTCCTGCCAGCTGAGTTTCACCTTCTTGTTGGTGAATTTTTTTGTGTCAGCCATGAAGCCTTCTGACCCTGGAAACTGTCTCAGCCAGATGAAAGACTTCTCATTATTGGTGTTGTCTGTGATGACAAAGTAGTTGAAGTCTTTGGTGTCAATGCGCTTAAGGGTTCCTTCTGAAGTGCCAGTCATAGAACCTGTGTTGGTTCCCTGGGCCATTTTCATGGATAGCGCAATGAAGGGTTGGCAATTATCTTTAAAAAGGTTTTTACCCACCTCTTCGCCTAACTTTCTCATGGCTGGCTGGTCAGAGATCTGGATGCTTTTTTCCTCGGCTAACTGAATTACCAGGTTAAATTCTTTAGAGAAGCAGTCCACAAAAACCTTTTCGGCACTGGGCTTGTCTGTAATTTTCTCTAGGTCAACCTTGCCAATGCAGCCGCATAAATTATCTGAAATTTTTCTTTCAGTGGCACTAAGAGTGACTTGCCCGTTTGCGAAGGATAAGAGGGAACAGTAAAAGAAGGTGAAGAGTAAAAGTTTTTTCATGTAAATGGTAAATAGATAGAATATTGAGTTAATACTATAAAGGTAATTAAGATTATAGGACTATTTATATTGGTAGAGAGCTAAATCTTATTTCGGGCCTGTTTTTCTGCAAACAGGCCCGAAACGCTTTCCCTACAACGTAACCCCAAACTTCTCGCCCAATCCTTCCAAATCCTTGACCACAGGCGGAAGTAACGGAATCCCTTCTACCATGCGCTTCTCGGTGAAAATGCGCTCCGGGTCACCGGGGATAAGCACTTGGTGGTCTTCTTTG
This Rufibacter radiotolerans DNA region includes the following protein-coding sequences:
- a CDS encoding DNA-directed RNA polymerase subunit alpha produces the protein MSILAFQMPEKVVMEKSDDFNGQFEFKPLEKGYGVTIGNALRRILLSSLEGFAISSIRIPSVLHEFSTIEGVVEDVSEIILNLKMVRFKKIGDLVDDKITVSISKQDTFTAGDINKFSGSFQVLNPDLVICHLDPEASFEIELTIQKGRGYVPAEENKPVDQVFGQISIDAIFTPVKNVKFSVENTRVEQKTDYERLLLEITTDGSIHPEDALKGAANILIQHFMLFSDNTMTFETVKPEEEEAVDEEMLHMRKVLKTPLHDMDLSVRAYNCLKAADIRTLGDLVQLDLSDMMKFRNFGKKSLTELENLVAEKGLNFGMDISKYKLEED
- the rplQ gene encoding 50S ribosomal protein L17, whose product is MRHGKKNNHLGRTASHRAAMLSNMAASLILHKRLVTTVAKAKALRKYAEPLLTKGKSDTTHSRRTVFSYLQSKEAVKELFDGIAAKIAGRPGGYTRIIKTGTRLGDNAEMCIIELVDYNEDMLSTKGAEGAGKAKTRRRSAGKKKEGAAQADASAPAAEGAAPAENVETPAAE
- the carA gene encoding glutamine-hydrolyzing carbamoyl-phosphate synthase small subunit, translated to MKLHTTTDAVLVLEDGTFFRGKSLGKIGTTGGEICFNTGMTGYQEIFTDPSYYGQVVITTVAHVGNYGVQPEEVESNNIQIKGLICKEFSHHFSRKTAEGSLQEYFEKAGVVGICEIDTRELVRYIRDKGVMNCIISSETADVEALKEQLKQIPSMDGLELSSKVSTTTEYDLPATEKRFKVAVLDLGVKRNILNNLTSRGCECRVFPYGTTFDEMEAWGPDGYFISNGPGDPAVTTQAEKTVEQILNVERPMFGICMGHQILAQANGIPTYKMHNGHRGLNHPVKNLVTGRSEITSQNHGFAVDPEAVKNNPNVEVTHINLNDNTIEGIRIKNKPAFSVQYHPESSPGPHDSEYLFDLFVELMEKDKKNS
- the eno gene encoding phosphopyruvate hydratase, translated to MSLIEDIKARQIFDSRGNPTVEVDVITQNGIVGRAAVPSGASTGKHEAVELRDNDKSQYMGKGVLQAVQNVNTIIADELVGFSVFEQSLLDKIMIEIDGTDNKAKLGANAILGVSLAAAKAAAKEAGQSLYRYVGGVNANTLPVPMMNILNGGSHADNSIDFQEFMVMPVGASSFSEALRWGTEVFHHLKEVLKKKGMSTNVGDEGGFAPNIGSNQEAIEVVLQAIEAAGYRPGEDFMIAMDAAASEFYDASTGHYHFKKSTGDKLTSSEMVNFWTDWSKKYPIISIEDGMDEDDWTGWKALTDSIGSTTQLVGDDLFVTNVKRLQQGIDQKTANAILIKVNQIGTLTETIDAINLGRRNGYKSIMSHRSGETEDNTIADLAVALNCGQIKTGSASRSDRMAKYNQLLRIEEELGEVAYFPGRKM
- a CDS encoding FtsB family cell division protein gives rise to the protein MLARVPKFFRSFYFLTTLAFLVWMSFFDSNDFLTQYQTSRKLSILEEERDYYVEKIAEVQKDRRELMSNPQLLEKFAREKYLMKKPTEDLYLIVVKDEEEK
- the dnaK gene encoding molecular chaperone DnaK, translating into MAKIAINLTTASIQKEEVIVGIDLGTTNSLVAYMHPEDHVPIAINDQGMGTIVPSVVHFAVNGEVLVGNAAKDYLISDPANTIYSVKRLLGKSYHDLGEHKDSFGYKIIDDNSEGLVKIRVQDKFYSPIELSAEILKELKARAEHALKTPVNRAVITVPAYFNDSQRQATRDAGKLAGLEVLRIVNEPTAASLAYGIGLDQTEERTIAVYDLGGGTFDISILRIHQGIFEVLSTNGDTYLGGDDLDRAIINHWLLQNTLLTDLVAQDANMSQALRLQAEEAKKTLSNEEKFKTDLNGFTLKLDRHTFETLITPIIDRTMASCQMALKDAGLQPEQIDTVIMVGGSTRVPLVYQTVSDFFGQPANNSLNPDEVVALGAAIQADVLAGNRKDILLLDVTPLTLGIETMGGLMDSIIPRNSKIPTKAGRQYTTSVDGQVNMKISVYQGERDLVKENRKLAEFDLKGIPAMPAGFPKVDVNFILNADGILKVEAVELRSGVRQEVEVKPQYGLTDAQVEQMLMDSITHAREDVNTRMVIEARTTAEQMIYQVERFVQKNAEHLTPEEIELTRQNLQNLKDALPTGDKDTILRAVDVLEEQTSPFAERVMQISIKQAMTGKKIE
- a CDS encoding zinc-dependent metalloprotease; this translates as MRKTLLSLLFTLLTFSLLHAQNKPTALAAKTAGMQKFSGYFPFYWDEATGRILLEIDKLDQPFLYVNSLAAGLGSNDIGLDRGQLGGEHVVYFQKVGPKVLLIEPNQSYRAMNGNPAEEQAVAQSFAQSALWGFKVEASEGGKMLVDATEFLLRDAHDVVGSIRRARQGTYRLEPSRSALYLPRTKNFPQNSEFEATLTFTGGDDAGNFVRSVTPSAQAITVRQHHSFIQLPDTNYTPRAMDPRAGYFGIEYMDFSTPVDESITKRYIARHRLQKKNPSAAVSEAVKPIVYYVDHAAPEPIRTALLDGARWWAQAFAAGGYKDAFKVEILPVDADPMDVRYNVIQWVHRSTRGWSYGASVTDPRTGEIIKGHVSLGSLRVRQDFLIAEGLLAPYEEGKPANPEMMKMALARLRQLSAHELGHTLGIMHNYAASVNNRASVMDYPHPTVKLSASGEIDLSDAYAVGIGEWDKLAVTYGYQHYTTSTDEKKALDQLLRKGHAQGLQFISDRDARSPGGAHPQAHLWDNGANAAEELRHVLAVRQKALDRFGVNNIKPGVPMAMLEDALVPIYNYHRYQVEAAAKVVGGVNYTYASRGDGQLVTEVVPEAEQQKALDALLGTLQPNVLALPERIIAAIPPRPAGWSLTRELFDKRTGLTFDPLAAAEASADFTLSFLFHPERAARLVELKARGSKLGLDEVLDQTISQTWGANPAPGLPGQVQLLTQQLVLTHLLALAQNENAAYPARAAAQLQLKNLEQQAKKLAKSSNEAVKGNALLALERLKKPLEAKPQLHKTLPPGAPIGSIEMLGCE